The genome window ACCAGCCCCGGCGATCGATCATCACCACGAATCCCAGCCTAGCTAGGAAGGAATTGAGTGAaaatggcctcctcctcctcctcctcctcctcctcctcgcagctggcggcggtggtggcactGGCGCTGCTGGTCGGCGGCGCGTGGTGCGCGCCCAACGTTCCCCCAGGCCCCAACATCACGACCACCATCGACAGCAAGTGGCTGGAAGCCAAGGGGACGTGGTACGGCTCCAATCCCGCGGGCTTTGCCCCTGACGACAAAGGTGGTGCGTGCGGCTACAAGGACGTGGACAAGCCTCCCTTCAGCGGCATGACATCGTGCGGCAACGAGCCCATCTTCAAGGACGGCCTCGGCTGCGGCTCCTGCTTCGAGATCAAGTGTGACAAGCCCGCCGAGTGCTCCGGCGAGCCGGTCGTCGTCTACATCACCGACATGAACTACGAGCACATCGCCAGATACCACTTCGACCTGGCCGGCAAGGCCTTCGGCGCCATGGCCAAGAAGGGCCAGGAGGAGAAGCTGCGCAAGGCGGGAGAGATCGACATGCAGTTCCGCCGCGTCAAGTGCGAGTACCCGGCGGGCACCAAGATCGCCTTCCACGTCGAGAAAGGCTCCAACCCCAACTACCTGGCGCTGCTCGTCAAGAACGTCGCCGGCGATGGCAACATCGTTGAGGTGGACGTCAAGGAGAAGGGCTCCAATGAGTTCCTGCCCATGAAGCACTCGTGGGGCACCATCTGGAGGCTCGACACCCCCAAGCCGCTCAAGGGCCCCTTGTCCATCCGCCTCACCGCCGAGGGAGGCGGCAAGCTCGTTGAGGACGACGTCATCCCCGCCGACTGGAAGGCAGATACCGCCTACAACTCCAAACTCCAGTTCGGGGGCTAAACTGGACGGGCATCGGCCCTATTCTTCCATCCCTTCCGCTCCATACAGATATATAGGCATCTTGCCTACCATTGATTGATTTTGCCTAGCTACTACATCTCCATCTCCGTCTCCAGAcagatatatagagagagaataAGTGTCCGAGAGATTTGTGAGGTGTGTATAAATTAAAGGGGAGGACAAATAGCAGCAGAAATATAATGCTGTCGTTTTTGCTCTCCCGCACCCACTGTTCACCGGCTTTTTGATTATGTGTAACCGCTCGAATTGACAAGGTTACATTATAAAAGATCGACTGAAATGAATCTTTTTTTCCCTCTTGAAGTTATATTCTTTCTTCAGCTGCACGTGTATCCTTGATCTTTTGTTAGATCACAAGACCGGTGAAAGTAGCTAATAAAATTCTCTCGATTCTTTGGCATCTTCACAAGAAAATACCAAAGGCAAGCGAGTTATCCGTTTGATGGAATAAAGCGACAGAAATCAAATCGGGGATGAATCGTCCATTCATCAGGCCAGGGAGCTCAACCATGATGAGGTTATCCACAAGAGGCATTAAAATTTCATCGAAATTCCACGAAAAGAATTATAAACCGAAGTTGAAATCCCTGATCCAGAAGGTTCAGTCTATGCAATTTCAATATCCGTATTGCCATGCTACATTTTTTATATAGAAAAAGTGGCATCCAAGTAGGCGAGTTATTGGCTTACTGCACCAACCCCTTCTGCATTCAAGGCATGAATAAAATGGTGAAAACATGAGCATAAACTTAAGTGACACTAACTTCATAATGGCATTACAATACTGTAATATTTCTTATCAATCCCACGAGCTGTTGTCATTTAGCCTAATCCTTCTCAGACTCTCGTACTGTCATACAACATTGGCGATGAACAGCAATCTGGGAGACCAAAATCCTCTTTTCCAGCTTCTCACAACATCTCAATCACTTTAGGTGAAGGCGTGGCAAATCAGATGCAAAACACGCAATGATTTTCATTATGGCCGGGTTCGGCATATATAGGATTACACGGTTACAACCGAAGCAAGATATCAGGGATACATGCAAGTCAGTTTTGCTATAGATGAAAAACATCCGATAAGCTTGGACGCGTGATTCCCTGGCATGATTGCATGGCGTTGCACTGCCTGGGCATGCAAGGCATGCAAGCCGTGATGGATGGCTGCCGTATACGTATAGGACATGCAAGCCGTGACGGATGTGGAGGCAGCACGTAGATGTGTCGTCTAACACCCCCCCGCAGTCGGAGCGGAAGCGTCACGGACGCTCAGGCTGGAGCGAAACTCGCCGAAGGTCGCCGCCGGTAACCCCTTTGTGAAGATGTCCGCGAACTGTTGAGTGGTCGGGACATGGAGCACCTTGACGTCGCCTAGTCCGACACGTTCATGCACAAAGTGAAGATCGATCTCGATGTGCTTCGTGCGTTGGTGCTGGACCGGGTTGTTGGAGAGGTACATGGCGGAGACGTTGTCGCAGTAGACGATGGTGGCGCGACGTAGAGGGCGGTGTAACTCATGCAAGAGTTGGCGAAGCCAGCATGGTTCCGCAACAGCATTGGCAACAGCTCGGTATTCTGCCTCAGCGCTGGAGCGCGACATCGTGTGCTGCCGTTTGGAGGACCAGGAGACGAGGCTGTCGCCGAGGAACACTGCATAGCCAGAAGTAGACTTGTGAGTGTCCGGGCAGCCAGCCCAGTCTGCATCCGAGTAGGCAACAAGGGAGGTAGGATTCGTGCGGTGGAGACGCAGACCGAAGGACATTGTGCCCTTGAGATAGCGGAGAATGCGCTTCACCAAGTTCAGATGAGTCTCCCGGGGGTCATGCATATGAAGGCATACCTGCTGAACGGCGTAAGCAATATCTGGTCAAGTGAAAGTCAGGTACTGGAGAGCACCTGCAATGCTGCGGTATTGAGTGGGGTTCGCAACAGGAGGACCAGATGCCAGGAGCTTAGCACGAGTGTCGACTGGGGTGGCGCACGGGTTGCACGAAGACATGCCCGCACAATCAAGTATTTCAGCGACATAGTGGCGCTGAGAGAGGAACATGCCAGTGGCATCGCGAGTGACAGTCAtgccaagaaaaaaaatggagtGCACCCATGTCGGTCATGGCAAATTCTTGCTGGAGAGAGGAGATGGTCCAGTGAAGAATAGCCGATGTGGACGCAGTTAGAataatgtcatcaacatacaaaaGAAGGTAAACAACATCTGAACCTCTTTTGTAGATGAAAAGAGATGTGTCTGCCTTTGATCCGACAAAGCCAAGAGAGAGCAAGAATGTGGTAAAGCGACTGAACCAAGCGTGCGGTGCCTGCTTAAGACCATAGAGAGAGCGGTTTAAGCGACACACGTAGTCGGGATGCGCGGAGTCAAGGAACCCAGCAGGCTGCTGGGAATAGACAGTCTCAACCAAAGAACCATGGAGGAAGGCATTTTTTACATCGAGTTGGTGTACCGGCCAATCACTGGAAATAGCCAAAGTGAGAACAGTGCGAATGGTGGCCGGTTTAACCATAGGATTGAAAGTTTCTGAGAAATCGATGCCTTCCTGTTGGGTGAAACCGCGGAGAACCCAACGAGCCTTGTACCGGTCCAAAGAGCCATCTGGCTTTAGTTTGTGGCAGAAGATCCACTTGCCGGTCACAACATTTGCATCGGGAGGACGAGGTACAAGATCCCAGGAGTGATTGGCACGGAGAGCATCGTACTCGGAGTGCATAGCTTCGCGCCAATGTGGATCATGAAGGGCAGAGCGGTACATCTTTGGGATGGGGGAGAGAGGCTCAGCATGAAGATTTGTGCGTTGCAGCGGCTGCCAGAACCCACTTTTGCCGCGGGTGCGCATAGCGTGGTCGTTAGCCACTGGTGGAATCGGCACAGCGGCGGGAGGCAACGAGGCAAGTGGTTGTGCAGGCGCGAGTGCAGCATGCTCAGGGGCGGTAGGCGGCGCAGTGTGAGCAGGCGCGGTCGCGGCAAGGTGATTTGGTTCACTGGGCAAAGGGGAGAGCTGCAGCGGTGTAGTAGTGTCGTTTGGAGGCACGAGCGCATGAGGCACAGGTACGGTATGTGAAGGGGCCGGGACCGTGGGAAATGGCACGGGTGGGGCGGTTGGATTTTCTGGTGAAGAGAGAAAATCAAGGTCGTGTTCTTGAGGAGCCAGTTGGCAAGAGGCAAACGGAAAAGATGTCTTGTCAAAAATGACGTGACGAGAGATGATAACGCGCTGTGTAGAGAGATCTAGGTAGCGGTAGCCTTTGTGGTTTGCCGGATAGCCAAGGAACACGCAAGGAGTGGAGCGGGGAGCAAGTTTGTGAGGGGCAGTGGCAGAAAGGTTAGGAAAACAAAGGCATCCAAAGACTCGGAGGTGATCGAGAGGGGGTGGCTGACCATAAAGGGCAGCGAACGGTGTACCGGATGAAAGAGCTTTAGTGGGGTGGCGGTTGAGAAGGTATGTGGCAGTATGGAGCTCCTCGACCCAGTAGGGGGGAGGCATGCTAGCTTGGAATAGAAGGGACCAAACGATGTCATTTGTGGAACGAATGACACGTTCAGCCTTGCCATTTTGTTGGGATGTGTAAGGACAGGAGAGGCGAAGAGCAACCCCATTTGTAAGAAAGAATGTGCGGGATGAGGCATTGTCAAACTCGCGGCCATTGTCGCATTGGATGCCTTTAATGCGAGTGTTAAACTGAGTGTTGGCATAGGCGAAGAACTGTGTGAGAGTAGGAAACACATCGGACTTGAGGCAGAGAGGGAATGTCCACAAGTAATGAGTAAAATCATCAAGGATGACAAGATAATACTTAAAACCTGAGACACTTTGAACAGAAGACGTCCACAAGTCACAATGTATAAGATCAAACACACTGTAGTTTTAGAAACGGAATCCGAAAATGGAAGACGAACATGGCGGCCGAGTTGACAAGCATGGCAAATAGCATCATCGTGTACAATTTTATTACATGGTAGAAGGGAGGCTAAATGGGAGAGGCACTGACGACCGAGATGTCCCAGACGGTGGTGCCACAACATTACGGAGGTGGAGGTCGCAAGAGCGCAAGGGGGAGGGGCTACCGAAGGCCAGAAAGGGTAGAGATCCCCCgagctattgcacctgatgATTATGTTCTTGGTGCGAAGATCCTTCACGGAAAGACCAAAAGGATCAAATTTGATAGAACAATGATTATCAGTTGTAAACTTGCGGACAGAGATCAAGTTTTTAACTATATGAGGTGCGACAAGAACATTGTGGAGATGAAATGGACGCACAGAGTTGGGAAAAGATTTATGACCGGTGGAGGCAACGGGTAGCAGAGACCCATTACCGACGATGATATTTGTGGGTgtatgactagagggggggggggaggaggaggagagtgtACCAGTATCGGAGGTCATGTGAGCGGTGGCGCCCGAGTCCATGAACCAGTTGGAGTTTGCCGGTGGAGCCATCATCATGGTGTTGAAGGCGTTGATGAGGGATTGCTGATCCCAGGACGGCAAGGACACCGTGGGAGTGGTCGGCCACTGCTGCCACGGGGTATAGGGAGTCGGACCAGTCGGAGCAGGGATGGGCGCCAGTTGCTGTGCCGGTGGTGCAGCGTGTTGCGCATGCAGcgcatgctgctgctgctatgtTGGCCGTGAGCCAAGGAGACTGGCCTGGACTGCCTGCCCCTGGGGAGGCCCAGACCATAGCTGGAGTGTTCCGGTCCAAGGGTTGAACACCGTGGGCCAGGAAGCTTGGGGACGACGGTTGTTCTGACCGGCGCCATCCCGGTTGTTGAATCGCTGGGCACCATTGTAATGCCCGCTACGGTTGCGATGACGCTGATTGTTGCTGCCATAGGAGCCGGAGGaagatccaccggaggagttgGAGCCCGAGTTGCCAGACCCGCGCGCGCCGGGATCAGACCCGCCGGAGGTGGAAGTGGGCTGATGGCTGCCGCCGGAGCCCTTGATCCCAGTCGTGCTAGAGAGGAGAGCTAGGGGGCAGGAAGCGTCGGCATTCTTGTGAATCTCTTCTAGCAGCAGGGTGGTCTGTACGTCGAGGAACGACGGGAACGGACGTTGGGCGCCGAAGATGGGACGAAGATGAGCGAACTTGTCATTCAAACCACGAAGGGTATTGAGGACAAGGCTCTTGTCGGTGACGGGTTGGTCGACGTCGGCCAGTGCATCAGCAAAAGTCTTCATCTTGTGGCAATAATCAGATACCGAGAGATCACCTTGGACAAAGTTTTTGAACTCGGCCTCAAGGTAAAGTGCTCGGCTCTCCTTGTTGTTTTGAAACAGATCAACGATGCTTGCCCAGATGGTTGCAGCGTTGGGGTTGTCGTTGATCATCACCATCTCGAGGATCTCCGAGGAGACGGAATTGTACAGCCACGAGACAACCGTGGCGTCGAGGCGAGACCATGTTGCGTCAGGCGCGGAGAGATCTCCCTGGATATGATCATCCAGGGCATATTTGCGAAGTGTAAGCTGGAAAAGGCCACGCCACTTCGAGAAGTTTTGCGGCATGGAGATCGAGGGTCACCGGAACGAGCGTCTTAATGTTTGCGACGGCCACCGCCTGCACCCAAAGGACGGCCTTGGCTTCGGCGTCAACTTGGGCGGCCGCATCGGCttgagcggcggcggcgagctttGCACGTGTCGGACTGGCCATGGAGATGGCGATCAACAGGGGGAATCTTGCGATCGGTTTAGGTGGGCGGAAGCGGCAGGATTAACCTGCTTACTGATACCATGAAGGCGTGGCAAATCAGATGCAAAACACGCAATGATTTTCATTATGGCCGGGATCGGCATATATAAGATTACACGGTTACAATCGAAGCAAGATATCAGGGATACATGCAAGTCAGTTTTGCTATAGATGGAAAACATCCGATAAGCTTGGACGCGTGATTCCCTGGCGTGATTGCATGGCGCTGCAGTGCCTGGGCATGCAAGGCATGCAAGCTGTGATGGATGGCTGCCGTATACGTATAGGACATGCAAGACGTGATGGATGTAGAGGTAGCACGTAGACATGTCGTCTAACATTAGGTATGATTTGAAGCTCCCTTCTCTCCAATCATTTACAAGTGTCATCACATAGCCAATCTCTAACCGTTTGGTTGCTAAGTTAGTCTGATATCCAACGACCAGCTGCACTCACTGATTGCAGCACGTGGTCGACGTCCTGGACCCTCTGACAGATGTCACATCGGATTGCACCTGGATCATGACCGAACTCGACACAACTTAATAGATCGAAACCAGCCGCCACAAACTCCAACCGGCCTGGCCCATGCGATCCCGCCCACCATGGCCTGACCTAGCGTATGCATACAATGCGCGTGCCTAGACAGGCTGCAGGCTAGGCTGCAGGCTAGGCTGCTGGCGTCGCTGGGTAGGCGGACTAGGTTGAGCTGCTCTAAGCCAATGTGTAGAATTACTAAATAGCACATgtgtatacacacacacacacaagctttcaacattattattaatttttcctTGGAAACACTACGTGAAAGGGAGGAGAATGTAAGGTCAAGTTTAGGAGTAGGGACCTTAAGCGACAGGGAGAGAGTGTCGCATCATGCAGAAAGCGAGGGACCTTAAGCCTACCATTGATTGATTTTGCCTAGCTACtgcatctccatctccatctccatacagatatatatatatatagagagagagaataaGTGCTCGAGAGATTTGTGAGGTGTGTATAAATTAAAAAGGAGGACAAATAGCATCAGAAATATAATGATGTCATGTTTGCTCTCCCGCACCCACTGTCCACCGGCTTTTTGATTATGTGTAACTGACCGAATTGACCAAGATTACATTCTATATGATCGACTGAAATGaatcttctttttcctcttggAGTTATAATATTCTTTCTTTAGCACTTCATTGTAGTTGAGCACTCCGAATAATACATCTATAAATATGTACGactattaattaattaattaaatcatgcatgcacgcagGCCGCTGGACGATTCTAAATTAACTAATTGCAGACATGTCTCGACCATAATAGCTGGACAGGGTTAGTTACCTTGGATGGCGGTCAGCCAAAGAGGGGTTGCATGCCTGTCCTGAACAAGCTCGCTCGCTTGACCGTGCATGCAGCGACGATGTTGGTGCGCCCTGCGTTGGTCGCTGGGCTGTGTGCATAAATAGCAGCTCTGCTGATCGATCACCATCACAATTCCACCAGCCTAGGAAGGTATTGATTGAaaatggcctcctcctcctcacagCTAGCCGTGGCGGTGGCACTGGCGCTGCTGGTCGGCGGCGCATGGTGCGCGACCCCGGGCACCAAGATCGCCTTCCATGTCGAGAATGGCTCCAGCCCCAACAACTTGAAGCTGCTGGTCAAGGACGCAGCCGTCGACATCGTCGAGGTGGACGTCAAGGAGAAGGGCTCCAATGAATTCCTGCCCATGAAGCAATCATCGGGCACCATCTGGACGCTCGACACCCCCAAGCCGCTCAAGGGCCCCTTGTCCATCCGCCTCACAGCGAAGGGAGGCGGCATGCGCGTTGAGGACGACGTCATCCCCGCCGACTGGAAGGCAGGCACCGCCTACAACTCCAAACTCCAGTTCGGAGGCTAAACTGGACGGGACCGGCCCCATTCTTCCATCCCTTCCGCTCCTGCATG of Phragmites australis chromosome 3, lpPhrAust1.1, whole genome shotgun sequence contains these proteins:
- the LOC133910849 gene encoding major pollen allergen Cyn d 1-like, with protein sequence MASSSSSSSSSSQLAAVVALALLVGGAWCAPNVPPGPNITTTIDSKWLEAKGTWYGSNPAGFAPDDKGGACGYKDVDKPPFSGMTSCGNEPIFKDGLGCGSCFEIKCDKPAECSGEPVVVYITDMNYEHIARYHFDLAGKAFGAMAKKGQEEKLRKAGEIDMQFRRVKCEYPAGTKIAFHVEKGSNPNYLALLVKNVAGDGNIVEVDVKEKGSNEFLPMKHSWGTIWRLDTPKPLKGPLSIRLTAEGGGKLVEDDVIPADWKADTAYNSKLQFGG
- the LOC133911605 gene encoding uncharacterized protein LOC133911605; its protein translation is MASPTRAKLAAAAQADAAAQVDAEAKAVLWVQAVAVANIKTLVPGDLSAPDATWSRLDATVVSWLYNSVSSEILEMVMINDNPNAATIWASIVDLFQNNKESRALYLEAEFKNFVQGDLSVSDYCHKMKTFADALADVDQPVTDKSLVLNTLRGLNDKFAHLRPIFGAQRPFPSFLDVQTTLLLEEIHKNADASCPLALLSSTTGIKGSGGSHQPTSTSGGSDPGARGSGNSGSNSSGGSSSGSYGSNNQRHRNRSGHYNGAQRFNNRDGAGQNNRRPQASWPTVFNPWTGTLQLWSGPPQGQAVQASLLGSRPT
- the LOC133911641 gene encoding major pollen allergen Cyn d 1-like — its product is MASSSSQLAVAVALALLVGGAWCATPGTKIAFHVENGSSPNNLKLLVKDAAVDIVEVDVKEKGSNEFLPMKQSSGTIWTLDTPKPLKGPLSIRLTAKGGGMRVEDDVIPADWKAGTAYNSKLQFGG